The stretch of DNA AGGCCTCATGGTCACGACCAATCGTCGTAATCACGCTCAGCGCGGGCTCAATGGCGTTGACCGCATCCAGCCGCCCTCCCAGCCCAACCTCATAGATTCCGACATCGACCTCTTCAGTGGCGAACACCAATGCTGCCATCAGCGTGGTCAGCTCAAAGAAGGTCAACGCATCCTCCCCCACACGGTTCACATCCCCGTAGGCTTGAAATACGTACTCCATCACAGGCAGCAGCACCTCTCGACTCAGCGGCCTGCCCCCCACGCGAAAACGCTCCTCAAACCCGACAAGATGAGGGCTGGTATACAGCCCCACACGAAGCCCGTGTGCTCCCAGAATCGCACTCAGCGACGAAGCGACCGTCCCTTTACCATTGGTCCCGGCCACCACTACCGCCGGCGCCCTACGCTCCGGATGCCCCTCCGCCCCCAGTGCGGCGCGCATGCGCTCCAACCCCAGCTTGATCGTAAAGCGATTCTGCTCAAAGAGGCGCGTTTGAAGCGCCTCCCAGCGAGTCACCCCTTCTTCGCGAGCACTCAATGGAACGCAAAGCGGTCTTGCAGTTCAAGATAGCGCAGATAACGATCGTAGGCCTCGCTATCCAGAATCTCAAAGTAGCCTCGCCGATCGATCATAATGAGTTCGTCGCGAACCAGTTCATTGAGAACCTGCTTCACCTCGCCAATCTCCAGCGCCAAAACGTCTGCCAGATTCGCCGGGATCGGGGCAGACTCCGCAGCTCCCTCCACGCGACGCACCCTTTGACACTCTGCCCGAAGCTGATGCAGCACCCTCGCCTTATTGGTGCGCAACACCAGGTTTGAAACCCGGTACTGAGCCTGAGTTAAGCGCTGCGTGAGCTTTTTGAGCATCCTCAACGCGATATCGGTATTGCCCTTGATCATCCCCTCAAACTGCTCGGTATCGACCTGAATCACTGCGGCGTCTTCGGTCACCACCGCCGAAACCGGCCGACGCGGCTCTCCCAGCATCGCAAGCTCACCACAGAACTCACCAGCTCCCAGATCCTCAACGACCACTTCGGTGTCGTGAATCCGCTTGGTCAGCCGTACGCTCCCGGATTTAATCACGTACATCCGGTTGCCCTCTTCGCCTTCTCGAAACAAGACCGTCCCTGCGGCGCACTGACGAACACCTTTTTCACTCACGAGCTACCCTGATCGATGATGGAGTTGGAAACCTGCTGGCTGACCGCAACATCCGGCGCATACTGGACTAGGACCTTAAATAGCCGCAATGGCGCCACTTTAAGAGCACTTCCCGAGTATGTCGGGCGCCCTCAAACCCCTGGCTTTCAAGAAACTCCAGGAGATGAAATTCGAGCACTTTTACATCCTCGAAAGTGTCGACATCGTACCAGAAGCCCAGCAAATCCGGCAAGAGACCTGCCCGTCTGGCACACTGCCAACTCTGCGCCAGAACATCCGCCGTACTCCAGGCCACCCCCTCAAAGATCACATCTTCTACGAGCACATTCCGGCTCTTTTCCTGCGCGCCCACCGCGACCAGATAGTACCCCCCGTCAAAACTCGGCCCCCAGACCACGTCACATCGCTTAACCGTAGCCGACGCCAGACTCAGGTGCTCCCCGGAGAGCGTTGGCGAATCTGCGCCCACAATGATGATCGTCTCCGCCCCCCGCGTACGGGCCGCTCCGATGGCCCGACGCATGCGCGCTCCAAGGTCTCCCTCCCCTTGCTCGACCACAGACACGCCCTGTTCCCGGATCCAGCCTTGCGTCGCGTCGTCATCTTCTCCTGCCCAGGACACCGTCGCTCGCGCACCATCCTGAGTCCCAACCCATCCGGCCACCATCTCAACCACGTCTTTCAAAAACGCGCGGTAAAGCGTCACACTCTGCGAGGGAGTACATTGCGGCTGAAGCCGAGTTTTGACGCGCCCCTCCACCGGCGCCTTGGCGAAAATAATGACCTCCGTATTGCCACTCTCTCGCATCAGCGCCCTCCTTCGCGGAGTTCTTGCGCGTACTGCGCAAAGAGCGTGTAGAGAATCTTATAACTTGCCATCACCGTCCCCTTGACCGTCCCGGTGACCTTAGAGACCCCCACTCGCTTACGATAACTTACCGGTACTTCCACCGCTCCCAGCCCCAGGCGCGCAGCCTTGATCTGCATTTCAACCGTCCAACCGAAATCTTCATCGCGCATCCGAAGCGCCTCTAACGCCTCCCAGCGTATCGCCCGAAAAGGCCCCAGATCGGTAAATCGGTAACCGTACATCAGTTCCATCAGCGCACAGGCCAGCTTGTTCCCCCAGACCGCCTGCAACAGTAACGCGCCCCGTTGCTGAGCCCCCAGGGTACGACTGCCAATCACCATCTCCGCATCGCCCCGAATAACCGGCTCCACCACCCGCGGAAGCTCCTCGGGATAGTCGCTAAAATCGCCGTCGAGAAACACCACCACATCCGGCGGGTCCTCGGCCATCATGCGCAGCCCTCGCAGGCACGCCGCCCCATAACCCCGCTGAGGTTCTTCAACCACACAGGCGCCATGCTCTCGGGCGCGTTGCGCACTGGCATCCGTGCTGCCGTTATCGACCACCACCACCCGACGCACCCACTCTTTCGGGATGGCATCAAGCACAAGCGGAAGGCTCTCCTCCTCATTGAGCACGGGGATCAACACATCGATGACCAACGGAGTCTCTGGCTGTTCAGGTGCATACCGAGGCCACCAGACCCCGCCACGCCTCACATCTTCGCCAGCGGACCTAGAATTCTGCTGCTCTGATTCGACCACCCTCGCTCCTTCGCGACCTGCTCAAAGGTATTCGCAGCTCCGGGCTGCGCGGGGCGCATCCTAGCCCCACGAGTCGTCCCCCTCAAGGTCATCCAGGCTGTCAGCGGTGGTTACGCTGCGGCTGCTCGATCACTCAAACGAGTGGTAAGCGCGATCAGGCTCAAGAGATCGATATGTGCACGCCTCCGACGTGAGAAGCGCGACTCATCTGCGGATGCCCCCTCACGGGTCACCCCCAACACCCCCTGTTCAAGTTCACGAAGACGCGCCGGATGTACCTCGATCACGAGCTCCGCCAGGGGTTCCCCCTCTCCCCCTGTGCTGAGCCCCACGCTTCGCGAACGTCCCCGGGCCCGCGACGTCCACCAGGACTCCAGTGGCTCCTCATCCCCCTCGACCCACTGCTCTACGGTGAGAAAGTAGTCGTCAAAACGCCCCGCCGTGACAATTTCTCCCAACAACTCGTCTTGGAACCGACTCACGAAAATGGCCTGCTCCAGCCAGCGCGCTCCGAGAACATCATATGCCTCCCCGAGCATCACTTCGCCATGTGCGAAGTCGGGCGGAAACTCCCAACGTCGACGCTCTTCGCGCTTCATCTGACGCTCCAGGATTGCCCCCAACGAACGTTTTGTTCGAACCACTTCAACCGCACTGCTTTGCTGCTCTTCTGCTCGCATCTTGACGCCTCCATCCGTGGATTCACGCAGACACCGATCACTCAATCAGTACTGAACAAAGAATTACTGCACATTTCCATAGAGTCAATAAAAAATGGAAAATTTGTTCAGGTGCACGGGCGTACAGCGTTACATCACGCCGGCAGCATCCCCTTGGGCACACTCCATCCCGCCCTCGGAAGACCTCAACGCATACGACGCAAGCCAGCTCTTCGTGAGACATAGCTGACGAGCACAACCCCTTAAACTTCTTGAAGAACGCGCAGGGTAGCACTGTGCGTCGTGCAGATCAAAACGCACGCCCCACAAGCCCCCCCGCGGTTTTATTAGGATGTTCAGTATTCGCTGATCACAAACTCGTAGGCCACCCGTCGACGACTCGTCACCGCTTCGCAATTGCGCGTCGCGGGCTCAAAACGCCAGGCCCGAATCGCCTCTTCAGCCGCCTCATCCAACCCGTACCCGAGCCCGTCAACCAGCTCCACCTGGCTCGCACGCCCATCGGTACCAATCGTCACCAGAAAGACAACCTGCCCCTCTACCCCTCGCCGACGCGCAAGCACCGTGTACTCAGCCTGGACCTCCCGGACCACTCGCGCTTCAGTATCCTCACAACCGGGCGACGATGCCGTGCCATCGCCCATCCCGGTACCTCGCCCGTCACCACGCGCACCCGGGCGAGTCTTAATGTCGCCAAAACGATTCGGATCCACGTACCGATTGGTGATGCGCCCGGATTCGATCCCCTGCCCGATCTTCATCGCGGGCCCCTCTCCTCCCTCCACCGTGGACTCCAGGGTCAACCCCTCCAGATGCACAGGGTCCATGGCTCCAGCGGCCTCATCTTCGTTCTCCTCCGCTTCTGCAGCAGGCTCCACTTCATGCTCGGGTTCCGGCTCAGGCTCAGGCTCAGGCTCGGGTTCGGGTTCGGGTTCGGGTTCGGGTTCGGGTTCCGGCTCGGGTTCGGGTTCCGGCTCGGGTTCCGGCTCGGGCTCGGGTTCCGGCTCAGGCTCGGGTTCCGGTTCGGGTTCGGGTTCGGGTTCGGATTCGGGTTCCGGCTCGACATAGTTGAAGTCAACCTCAACCAACTCGTCTTCCGGCTCACGCTCATGAGATGCGGTGCTCAGCAAAGGGGCTACTGTAATGAGGCCCAGCCCGAAGGCCACATGAGCCAGGACGGCCAGAAACGCACCGATCAACAGGCGTTTGCCTCGCTGCCCGACACTTGCCGAACGTTCCTGGAGAGGGTCAGGAATATCGCGCAACGTCCTGCGCTGTGTTGACGTCTCAGCGCTCACCGTCCGCCTGCTCCTTGCGATCGATATTCAATGCGAATTTGGCGATGCCATTGAGTTTGATCGTATCCACGAGATCGATAACCTGGCCATACTCAACCCGCTTATCCGCGGCGATGACGGCTCGCACGTCTGCGTCTTCTACGGCTTGAGCGCGTACGGCCTCGGCAATGGCCTCCAGGCTCAAAAACTCCCCGTCCATGGCGTATTGCCCCTCCGAGGTCACCTGAAATGCCAGCGTCGTGGTCACCTCAGCCTGCCCCGAGGCTGCCTTGGGAAGGTCAATCGGGATCTGCGACTGCACGATGTAAGTCGCTGTCACCATGAAGATGATCAAAACGACCAGGATGATGTCGACAAAGGGCGTGATATTGATCGCCGAGATGACGTCGTCTTCATCCCCTCCGGCCAAACCTGCCATGACTCCTCCTTAACTTCAGTCGTTCCGGCGCAGGTGCGCCAGCAACGTTCGCGCCATAAGTTCGGTCTGCGCCGTTGAGGTCTTCACCCGCTGGCGGAAGATGTTGAACATGATGACCGCAGGAATCGCCACCATCAGCCCCACGCCGGTGGCGACCAGCGCCTCCGAAATCGCCGCCATCACCGCCTGGTTGGCTTCTTCACTGGCTTCGCCCAGCGCGGCAAACGCGCCAATGATTCCCAGCACCGTGCCAAAGAGACCGATAAAAGGCGCGTTATTGCCCGTGGTGGCCAGCAGGCTGATAAGCTTCTCGTAGCGCGTGCGCTCCGAAGCCATCGCCCCTTTCATTAGATCTTCCACCGCTTCCGGTCCCCGATCCAGCCCCCGCATTCCAAAGAGCACCACCCGGGCCTCCATCGCGTCACTGCCTTCCAGCAGCGTGGCGGCGGCATCGAAATCGTCGCTTCGCAGGCGCTCCTCAAACTCCAGGCGCAGCCGATGCACGTCGACCTTTCGCTGCTGAAAAAAACGCAACTTCTCAAGGACCACATAAACATTGGCAAAGCTCAACAAAATCAGCAGCCAGAGCACCCATTCGGCACCCACCAGCGCAAAATCCAACAGGATCTCGGTTAACATGGTCGTCTCTCTACATCCGTGAGGTCTTGAGTTCGAATAAGGGCCAGACCAACGACGTGCACGTGGAGCGTTTGCCGTAGCGGCCGACAGGGATAACATAGCGGGCGATGGAACAAAATCCGAAGCCTACCGGAGTTAGTCCCGGGAGGCTTCAAGTCGAACCATTTATTCGGAGCGTACATGCGTCCCCTCAAAGCCCCAACCCCACCTTCTCTTTCTCCGGCAGTCGCTGTGGCACTCGGAGCCTGTAGCCTGCTGGTGGTCGGAGCGCTGATGTGGCGCACCTTCGGCCCGCCTCCCCAACCCGACTGGGCGGCTGAAGACGCCGCCCAGATCCGCAGCGGCTCCCACTTCCCCGCCCTTTCCGTCGACGTTGAACACCTGGCAGCCTCTCGCCAGGCTCACTACCATACCGTCGAGCTCTCCTCGGACCAGCGTGCCCAGCACCACGCCCTGATGGAGGCGGTTGTCGCCGCCAACCGTGCTCAGTTTACCGACGCCGAAGCAATCGATGCCCGGGCGCTTCAGGGGCGCATCGACACCTTAAGCTCGGCGCTTCTACCGGCAACCGGCCCCCGCGGGTTTGTGCCGCTGGCCGAACCAACGTTTGAGGCCTGCGCCTCGGGCCTTGAAGAGCTGCTCGACGCGATCCGTCGCGGAGCGCTCACGTTACACGAGGCATCGACCGCCCCGCCGGCCAAACGCTTTGAATCCTATCGCGATCATTGCGGCAACGTGCTGCCCATGTTGCGCGAGCGCGCCTTGATCACCGAAGACGCCCGGTGGAGCTACGCATCCAGCCCCTATATCTTCAGCGTGCTTCAGCGCTACCGCTTTGCCGACATCATCCACACCCGCCAACCGCTGCGCCTGCAACTGGCCCCGTACGAGCTCCAGCTTCTGACACGCTGGCGCATCGAAGATCCCAACGCCTTTGACGTACGCACGCGTCGGCGCCACCTCGCCCGCGCCACAGACTTGCTGCCTGACTACGATGTTCCCCTGGCGCGCACTCGCCTCGACGCTCACGGCAAAGCGCTAAGCGAAGCCCTCCCGCACTTTCGCGATCTCGTCGAGTCCCATCCGGACACCCCTCGCTACCGCGATCTTCTGCGCGAACTTGAGCACCAGGCGGCCCAGACACCAAAAAACTAGCCCCATACGATCAAAACAACCACCAGACTGCCAATCCATCGCTTTTTCGGCGTCCTTCAAATTCTCTTCCAAAACCTTATTGACACTCCGTGAGACCATCCGTATACATGCTCCCCGTTGGCGCAACGAGCCAACCATCCCAATCGGGGCCGTAGCTCAGCTGGGAGAGCGCGTGACTGGCAGTCACGAGGTCGTGGGTTCGATCCCCATCGGCTCCATACAATTCAATTCCCTTTTTCATCCGGGGCCGTAGCTCAGCTGGGAGAGCGCGTGACTGGCAGTCACGAGGTCGTGGGTTCGATCCCCATCGGCTCCATAAGAAATAAAAAGCGGGCCCTTCGTTTCGACGAAGGGCCCGCTTTTTTATGTCCGCAAAAGCCCCCTTTGCGTTCTCGTTATCTCACAAAAAAGCCCCCGACCCATGAAGTCGGGGGCTTTTTTGAGTTTCGGCCCTGGCCCGCACCCGGC from Lujinxingia litoralis encodes:
- a CDS encoding TIGR04282 family arsenosugar biosynthesis glycosyltransferase: MRESGNTEVIIFAKAPVEGRVKTRLQPQCTPSQSVTLYRAFLKDVVEMVAGWVGTQDGARATVSWAGEDDDATQGWIREQGVSVVEQGEGDLGARMRRAIGAARTRGAETIIIVGADSPTLSGEHLSLASATVKRCDVVWGPSFDGGYYLVAVGAQEKSRNVLVEDVIFEGVAWSTADVLAQSWQCARRAGLLPDLLGFWYDVDTFEDVKVLEFHLLEFLESQGFEGARHTREVLLKWRHCGYLRS
- a CDS encoding glycosyltransferase family 2 protein, whose product is MVIDVLIPVLNEEESLPLVLDAIPKEWVRRVVVVDNGSTDASAQRAREHGACVVEEPQRGYGAACLRGLRMMAEDPPDVVVFLDGDFSDYPEELPRVVEPVIRGDAEMVIGSRTLGAQQRGALLLQAVWGNKLACALMELMYGYRFTDLGPFRAIRWEALEALRMRDEDFGWTVEMQIKAARLGLGAVEVPVSYRKRVGVSKVTGTVKGTVMASYKILYTLFAQYAQELREGGR
- a CDS encoding ExbD/TolR family protein — encoded protein: MAGLAGGDEDDVISAINITPFVDIILVVLIIFMVTATYIVQSQIPIDLPKAASGQAEVTTTLAFQVTSEGQYAMDGEFLSLEAIAEAVRAQAVEDADVRAVIAADKRVEYGQVIDLVDTIKLNGIAKFALNIDRKEQADGER
- a CDS encoding energy transducer TonB is translated as MRDIPDPLQERSASVGQRGKRLLIGAFLAVLAHVAFGLGLITVAPLLSTASHEREPEDELVEVDFNYVEPEPESEPEPEPEPEPEPEPEPEPEPEPEPEPEPEPEPEPEPEPEPEPEPEPEPEPEPEHEVEPAAEAEENEDEAAGAMDPVHLEGLTLESTVEGGEGPAMKIGQGIESGRITNRYVDPNRFGDIKTRPGARGDGRGTGMGDGTASSPGCEDTEARVVREVQAEYTVLARRRGVEGQVVFLVTIGTDGRASQVELVDGLGYGLDEAAEEAIRAWRFEPATRNCEAVTSRRRVAYEFVISEY
- a CDS encoding MotA/TolQ/ExbB proton channel family protein, with the translated sequence MLTEILLDFALVGAEWVLWLLILLSFANVYVVLEKLRFFQQRKVDVHRLRLEFEERLRSDDFDAAATLLEGSDAMEARVVLFGMRGLDRGPEAVEDLMKGAMASERTRYEKLISLLATTGNNAPFIGLFGTVLGIIGAFAALGEASEEANQAVMAAISEALVATGVGLMVAIPAVIMFNIFRQRVKTSTAQTELMARTLLAHLRRND
- a CDS encoding Crp/Fnr family transcriptional regulator is translated as MSEKGVRQCAAGTVLFREGEEGNRMYVIKSGSVRLTKRIHDTEVVVEDLGAGEFCGELAMLGEPRRPVSAVVTEDAAVIQVDTEQFEGMIKGNTDIALRMLKKLTQRLTQAQYRVSNLVLRTNKARVLHQLRAECQRVRRVEGAAESAPIPANLADVLALEIGEVKQVLNELVRDELIMIDRRGYFEILDSEAYDRYLRYLELQDRFAFH